The Cuculus canorus isolate bCucCan1 chromosome 3, bCucCan1.pri, whole genome shotgun sequence DNA window TTCTGTCCTAAGTGGAGACTGGATGATAACTGAGATAAAGTCCAGCCATTCTGGCAGAAACAGATATTTGTAACAAACCATTCATTATGAAACAGCATCATTTGTTACTCAACAGGAAGAGAATAAGTTGTGGAAAAACCTGCCTCTAATCCTAGCTCTCCCTTTCAGCAACTCATCcaacttttttctctctccattttcaCACCCTACACTGAGAAACTGTGAAGTCTAATTTTATCTTGCAGGCTGTTGAATGATATTAAATAATCTGATTACTTCAAAAGTCacaaaaaagcacaacaaaataCCTTGCTTGGAAAAATTAATGCTGGATGCCAGGTGCAACATTAGAATCCTGTGAGAAAGAGTGCAGTTTCAGGAACCACCATGACCTGTCCTAATGACCACCAAAACAGGGAGTTCCCCCTTTGCACAACCTACTCACTGTGTTCCCCTTTGCTCATGGCCACGTTCCCATCTTTTATCTTGTACCAAAACAAGAGGATGTTGGACTCCTCCATTACCTGCTTTTAACTAAATTAAACAATACATTAGCGTGAGTCATAGTGACTCTATGAGGGAACAGGTGAGTGTCAGAACCAGTACAGAGACAAAGGGaccacacatacacaaacagtGGAGCAAGGAATTATCTCCATGGTGGTAACAAGCCACTAGATATACAAAGCTCTCTACTTGGCCTTAAGAGTGACTATGGAAGCTGTGAAAGTTGTGATGGACTCTACCTCTAAAAACTTAAAGACgagattctttttcttaagcGGATTAATGAtacaaagcagaattaattcTACAAAGCTCTACATCAGCGGTCAGACCAGATGATGTTACTTTAAGAATTTATATAAAAGATTTTAAGTACTACTAAAACAAATGCATGCAGCACAGACCTTTGCAACATTCAGATTCATGTATAAGCAGAAAAGTGATTGCTGCTAACCCACTTTATGTGGTTcaggaaatactgcatttcagcagctgaGCAAAACTATTTAATAGACAGGGAGGTGAGGCCAAGCTGCATGTGGGTGCACTTCAACTAAGTTCTGCTAATTTCTCTGAGAGTTCACATTGCTCATAATCTCTCAGAAGGCAGGTAATGGAGTACCTGAACATGCATGTTGGACAGAGCTGGATCTAGAGATAAAATATATAACAAGTACTTACTGAAATAAAGATGTTAAGCAGGTTTTCCAGTGTTGGGAGCTGTGGAATCAGTTTCTGTACCACTTTGCTAAATGCTTCAAATATAGAATGATCATATATGCTTGTCAgataaaagctggaaaaaaatgtcaccatattttccttttagccACACACTGAACACGATGTACCTTTCATAATATGagtgaaatgaaatattgtCAAACAGTAAGTGCCTACACTTATGTAATCACCCCTTGTGATCAAAAGTCACATTACAATTGAAGCATAGGACTTCATTTCTATACAAAAATACCTCTAGGCACTGAAAACTGGACCTCAATGTAGAACTTCATGCTGCAATTTCCACCTTGGTATtcttactaaaatatttttcaaattgcaGGAAAGGAATACTACTATGTCTGTTGAGACCTACTTTTTGAAAGCTGTGGATGCACTTATCAAAGTAATGATACAGTCAAGTTGTTAAGAGCTCAAAAGAGCTGGCCTCTTCATAGAGCAGGTCTCcctttttaatatatttgtactTTAAATGCTAAGAAAGCCATAACAACTTAATGTGCTCTAGTTCCCAGTCTGCGGAAACCcactatttttcattatttgctaCAGCAATCTGCCTTACGTCTGTTGATAAAGCAAAGATACAGCACCTGTCTTCCCATGTGGCTCCAAGCAGCCTGCAGCCATGAGGACTAGTGATTAGGAGGGGACTATGAGGCAGAGAGGTTTCAAAGAAGGCAAAAGCAATATAGGTAGCGTACACTCTACTGGTTGCTGCCACTGTCCAAGCAACTTAATTCAAGACAGCAGCTGTAGGAAAAACTGGTAGAACTCtggtgtatttttctgtttttaagcacttctcatctccatctttccctccaagacagaaaatagaaatCAGATACTTGGCTCAGGTGAAAAGCAAGGTCTCTGATTATCCTTTTCCTTCATGTATCAAAAGGTTGTTGCCTGCTacttcaagagaaaaatgctaCTTCAAGCAAATGGCAACTTGTCAAATAAGCTGCTTGCTTCTTCAGGATTCTCTGCAGTAGCTTTTCTCACCTGAGGTGAATTTTCTCCAATCCAGCATCTGCAAGGTCATCATTTGCCCTCTGGTGAATATCTCTTTGTGTTTCAATCTTGTGGTCATCAGATAAACCATCCACTTTATGGATAAAGATTTCAAAGTTGATATCCGGATTCACTTTATAGGCTCTGGTCACAGTAAGATGCAGCCGAGCTAATGCTTCCATATAATCATCctaatgaaggaaaaagaaaagctacagCTGTGGGGAAGTTCTTAACAATATAGATAAAAATGTATGATACTTATTTTTAGATAATGCTACAGCtcaattttgttatttcttatAAGCAGAAGGCTGAGCCTACATTCAGCACGTGCACCAATCTCATGCTGTCAGCACTTAGGAGTCTGAGCAAGAACTTTGAGCTGTTAAAGAAAATTAGTTAACTTTTGAACATACTGCAGAGAGTgattaaaaataaccaagaaCCTCTTCAAGTTTTAGTGACTATCTTTTAATACGTGTTTGatatttgttaatttgtttgcttcgaaaaaaatctgtgcttttcAACCCATTTGTCTAttgctgaagaaggaaaagtgtAGCTTAACCCCCTCTTTTTTACCTGAGAATCAATAACGAATATCAGTGCTCCAGTGCCTCTGAAAATCATCTCATAGTCAAATGTAGGATCAAAGAAGTCAATTTGCCCAGGAAAATCCCATATCTGAAAGTTGAcaaaggagctgttggaaacaTCCTCTCTGCAGATCTTGTTTGTGCTCTCCAAGAAAAGAGTCTCATTCGGTGACATTTTATGAAAGACAACTTTCTGAATGGAAGACTTCCCACTTCTTCTCAATCCCATGAGCAAGATCCTTGGCTTAACCTCGGTACTGAAGGGATCATTGAAATCcaaaactgaataaaatcacaaaagaagaaaaataatatactaTGGCATATAATTAATAACTGCCAAATAACATacatttgacatttattttcatgacaATTTTACTTGGATTTATGTTACAAATTTTAAGCTTAGGAAGCAGTGCTACAGGCATTTTAACTTGAATTATTCGCCTCTCTGCCCCTTAGGCTGATCAGAAAACCTACTTCTTACTTTTAAGACAAACTGTGGAATGTCTGATTGCTCAGCCTGTATGCAAAAATATCACATACATTCATCCTAAAATACCTAATTTTACTATAATTAATACTATTCCACATGCATTCTAACCCAACTTTAAAAGAACATAATCTGTTATCAAATACCATTGTCAGCTGATAGCTACACTGCTGGAAGGAAATAAGTTTGTGTTGGCTATATCTGCATGATCTCCCTAAGGCTATGTGAAGGCTTCCTTCccctgaaataaataaataaataaatgaaatcacACAAACCAGAAGCTATAGGAAGAGAATAATTCAGCAGGCAGACAATTACTTTATGTTGGGACTTACAACACAGTACTGAGTTCACAAGGAGTACTTTTTCTAAAGTAGCTAGGATTTCACCTGCTATTGAGTAATTTGTGTTACAATCCGTAAAAGCTTGTTATCCAATAAATAAGGTTACAGCACATCTGGTGCCTATCTGCAAAACAAATGCCTTGGAATACAGTCATTTCATTGTGTTACCTACCCCAGTTTGAAACTGATACTACTAAACCAGAGCATTTTCTAGTGCTGATGCAGTTATATTAGCATAAACATAGCTATGGGAGTAAATCATATCATTTTATCTGTAGGGACCTGAATGCACAGCTACTCACACCTGTAAAACACCAACTTCAGTTTCAGGTATCTCTAATCAGCTACAACAGTCTTAATCGCTGCGTTTAGTTGGGCTATAAATTTGCAATGTCCAAGCTAAAAACCATACTGCACGTAGAtataaaaagctttcaaatgCTTCTGTCATATGCTGTCTGCAGCATCAAACACAAGCAATGCAAACAAACCTGAGTCGTCAAGCCTAAATTTGCAAGGCAAGGCCCCTAGCACACGGTGGTCAGGTTTCAAATAGCGATCAGACAACAGGCTGAGCACACTAGCTGTCAGGCAGACCTTCTTCCACCCACTGGTGGAAGACTACCCACTGGCGGTACAGACTATTCAACATAATTCAGAGCAAAACAATtgcttctttatctttttctgtggGGATAAATTTGACTTGCAGAAAACCAGCACACATCTGTTCACATGCATCGTTCCTGCATATGCCCTGCATACCTTAAGTGATCGACTTTACTCCAAAAGTACAAAAATTCAAAACGCGAAACCTCAGCAACAAAAATTTAAACCTGTCAACTGATTACACAGCCTTATGGGCTAAAAAACATGGAAAGCTTGAAGGAATCATTTGCCTCTGAGAATGGTCACATGGCGTGGTGGTCACATTCATCCTCTTGTGTTCCTCAAGCCTCACTCACACCTTACAGAAATACTAGAACAGGATGTGCCACCTTGTTCACATATGTTTGCACCTCCTGAGCTTCAGGAGAATTAAGAGAATTAAGGCTTCCTAACCGAAGGTCTTGCAGTGTTGGCATGAAACATCCCCTTGGCACCATCTACTGGCTCGTGAGTAGTTACGCCACTTGGTGTGGGCCCATGTCACCATCGTGACTGACAGGCGCTGAAAACTCATCATCTGTGGGATCCTACccattttaaatacagttgAAAGGCCTTGACAGGTATTATCACTTACTGTGCTCTTGTTAATTATCACACACGGAACACTGTCAGGCTGGAGCAGTGCACAGAGGAAACCCCTTCAAGCAGAACAGTGACAGGTAACTCCATAAGAATCTCATCCTGCGAACACAGCAATTCCCAGCTTCTGCTGATCCACAGACAATAAATTTAGGAAGTAATAAACCGCAGTGAACATGCTGCTCTCCTCTTCCTGTCAACCTGAACAGTGACAGTGGCTTCCTGTGACTTCCAGAAATGTATGCCTACAATACTTCACACCTATGAAGGAATAATAAACCTCTGCTCTAGGACCACATAACAATATTCTATGTTTTGAGAGCACGGTCTTCTTGTCAATAAAGCAAATCAAAGACACAGGGTTTAACAGTGTTTCCTCCAACCCACTCTCTTCTCTAACATACAAATTTTTTGCAGCTGCTAAATGTATAGTCACAGTTTCATTAACATGCATGTATCCATACATCATGCAATTCACATTTTGGCCATCATaagggaaaattatttattcaaagCTTTACAAGAAGTAGTTTGAATGAAATACTTTATACaggcatataaaaaaaaagtcttctggTTGAGGCTTTATTGCATGTTTCAAAAAAATTTACaggcatataaaaaaaaagtcttcttgtTGAGGCTTTATTGCATGtttcaaaaaaatttaaaaacctcTCATTTGCTCTGTACGCAACAGAACTTATGAAGTTGAATTTCCTAGGGATTTGCACTTtgtctccccttcctctcccaacCACAGTAACACCAACTTCCCCGTTTGTCTTGTGACATATCCTCCAAATAACAGATACA harbors:
- the RRAGD gene encoding ras-related GTP-binding protein D isoform X2 — translated: MGLRRSGKSSIQKVVFHKMSPNETLFLESTNKICREDVSNSSFVNFQIWDFPGQIDFFDPTFDYEMIFRGTGALIFVIDSQDDYMEALARLHLTVTRAYKVNPDINFEIFIHKVDGLSDDHKIETQRDIHQRANDDLADAGLEKIHLSFYLTSIYDHSIFEAFSKVVQKLIPQLPTLENLLNIFISNSGIEKAFLFDVVSKIYIATDSTPVDMQTYELCCDMIDVVIDISCIYGLKDDGTGTPYDKESMAIIKLNNTTVLYLKEVTKFLALVCFVREESFERKGLIDYNFHCFRKAIQEVFEVRMKVVRSRKHQSHMQKNKRPTPNGTPRMPL
- the RRAGD gene encoding ras-related GTP-binding protein D isoform X1 — its product is MSQVPRKLPEEEEGEGDDEEEEEEEEIVGLAGYADGAESFSDGDAESGGDEAFLDFNDPFSTEVKPRILLMGLRRSGKSSIQKVVFHKMSPNETLFLESTNKICREDVSNSSFVNFQIWDFPGQIDFFDPTFDYEMIFRGTGALIFVIDSQDDYMEALARLHLTVTRAYKVNPDINFEIFIHKVDGLSDDHKIETQRDIHQRANDDLADAGLEKIHLSFYLTSIYDHSIFEAFSKVVQKLIPQLPTLENLLNIFISNSGIEKAFLFDVVSKIYIATDSTPVDMQTYELCCDMIDVVIDISCIYGLKDDGTGTPYDKESMAIIKLNNTTVLYLKEVTKFLALVCFVREESFERKGLIDYNFHCFRKAIQEVFEVRMKVVRSRKHQSHMQKNKRPTPNGTPRMPL